In one Bryobacteraceae bacterium genomic region, the following are encoded:
- a CDS encoding CusA/CzcA family heavy metal efflux RND transporter yields MIHRFIEFSLNNRFLVIAFYLGIAAWGYWALVHSPVDAIPDLSDNQVIVFADWTGRSPQEVEDQITYPLTVNLQGLPGVRTVRSASAFGFSMVFIIFDDDVDLYFARTRVLERLNLVSRQMPPGVTPTLGPDATGVGHVFWYTVEGEGYSLRDLRTLQDWFIRYQLNSVQGVAEVASVGGDVQQYQIDVDPNRLRTYGLPLSRVVDAVMRSNVNVGGNVLEANGSWSMVRGLGLIESVGDIERIAVSAKDGVPVYVKDVAKVRIGNAFRVASLVKGEKEAVGGVVVARYGENPRALIDRVKAKIQDLQAGLPPNVGIVPFYDRSTLIDDSIGTLRHALLEEIVLVTLAHIVFLAHFRSILIVTLPLPLAVLCSFLILHYLNVTSNIMSLSGIAIAIGVLVDAGIVVTENAFRRIEQRGVDPRDRSAVWQAVFDSSRLVGRPIFFSMAIILLAFIPVFALTGQEGKLFHPLAFAKTAAMVAATVIAVSLVPVLCTFLLGGKFHREQDNPVMRFLGWIYRPVLNRALRFRAVTLLVAVALFAGAVFLGSRIGNEFMPPLNEGDLMFMPIADPSISLNENTAIAARQNRMISQFPEVEWVVAKVARAETATDPSALNMTETVVHLKPRDQWRPGLTVDRLKSEMDRAAAIPGVANIWTMPIINRIDMLSTGIRSQLGIKVFGSDLETLEATARKIADVVRQIPGARDVYPEQVTGALYTDIDIDREAAARYGISVGAIQDVIETAIGERNLNATIEGRKRFPVRVRYAPEYRSTLADVGGILVDAPNGGQIPLSRLASIKPTTGPAMINSENGLLVVSVLLNVRGRDVGGFVEDARSVVQQQVQLPQGYYLGWSGQYENQERARRRLEIVFPVVLGIIYILLYLTYRSFVEAAHVLMAVPFALTGGVYLLYLLHYNFSVAVWVGFIALFGTAVQTGMVMVIYLEESVVRKKQELGGSFGPRDLRDAVTEGALLRLRPKVMTVSTIVAGLLPIMWSQRVGAEVIKPLAAPVLGGMVSSLLHVLVVTPVIFLWLRERDLKKAIGQKEGINP; encoded by the coding sequence GTGATTCATCGCTTCATCGAGTTTTCCTTAAACAACCGTTTCCTGGTGATTGCCTTCTATCTGGGCATCGCGGCCTGGGGCTATTGGGCGCTGGTCCACAGCCCCGTCGACGCGATCCCGGACCTGAGTGACAACCAGGTGATTGTATTCGCGGACTGGACCGGCCGCAGTCCGCAGGAGGTCGAGGATCAGATTACCTACCCCCTTACGGTGAACCTGCAGGGGCTGCCCGGCGTGCGGACGGTGCGCTCCGCCTCGGCGTTCGGCTTCTCGATGGTCTTCATCATCTTTGACGACGACGTCGACCTCTACTTCGCCAGAACACGCGTGCTGGAGCGGCTGAATCTGGTGAGCCGCCAGATGCCGCCGGGAGTGACGCCGACGCTCGGGCCGGATGCCACCGGAGTGGGGCACGTCTTCTGGTACACGGTCGAAGGCGAAGGCTACAGCCTGCGCGACCTGCGGACGCTCCAGGACTGGTTCATTCGCTACCAGCTCAATTCGGTTCAGGGGGTGGCCGAAGTCGCGAGCGTTGGCGGAGACGTGCAGCAGTATCAGATCGACGTCGATCCGAACCGCCTTCGAACGTACGGCCTGCCACTGAGCCGGGTGGTGGATGCGGTGATGCGAAGCAACGTCAATGTCGGGGGCAATGTGCTCGAGGCGAACGGCAGTTGGTCCATGGTGCGGGGGCTCGGGCTCATCGAATCGGTAGGCGACATCGAGAGAATCGCCGTTAGCGCCAAAGACGGCGTACCGGTCTACGTGAAGGATGTGGCGAAGGTGCGCATTGGCAATGCGTTTCGCGTGGCTTCGCTCGTGAAGGGCGAGAAGGAAGCCGTTGGCGGAGTGGTGGTGGCGCGATACGGAGAGAATCCTCGCGCGCTGATCGACCGAGTGAAAGCGAAGATCCAGGATCTGCAGGCGGGGCTGCCGCCGAACGTGGGGATCGTTCCTTTCTATGATCGCTCGACGCTGATCGACGACTCGATCGGTACGCTGCGCCATGCGCTGCTCGAAGAGATCGTCCTCGTAACTCTGGCGCACATCGTCTTCCTCGCGCACTTCCGTAGCATTCTGATTGTCACTTTGCCCCTGCCGCTCGCCGTGCTGTGCTCGTTTCTCATCTTGCACTACCTGAATGTCACCTCGAACATCATGTCGCTCTCCGGGATCGCGATCGCGATCGGCGTGCTGGTGGATGCCGGGATTGTGGTCACGGAAAATGCCTTTCGCCGGATCGAGCAACGCGGCGTGGACCCGCGGGATCGCTCCGCGGTCTGGCAGGCGGTATTCGATTCGAGCCGGTTAGTGGGCCGGCCCATCTTCTTCTCGATGGCGATCATCCTGCTCGCGTTCATTCCCGTGTTCGCGCTCACCGGCCAGGAAGGCAAGCTCTTTCATCCGCTCGCGTTCGCGAAGACGGCGGCGATGGTGGCCGCCACCGTGATCGCGGTTTCGCTGGTTCCTGTGTTGTGCACCTTTCTGCTCGGCGGTAAATTCCACCGCGAGCAGGACAATCCCGTGATGCGTTTCCTGGGGTGGATCTACCGGCCCGTGCTCAATAGGGCGCTGCGGTTCCGCGCCGTTACGCTGCTGGTGGCAGTGGCGCTATTCGCCGGCGCCGTATTTCTCGGCTCAAGGATCGGCAACGAGTTCATGCCGCCCCTCAACGAAGGCGACCTCATGTTCATGCCGATCGCCGATCCGAGCATTTCGCTCAACGAGAACACGGCGATCGCGGCGAGGCAAAACCGGATGATCAGCCAGTTTCCGGAAGTGGAGTGGGTGGTGGCGAAGGTGGCCCGCGCCGAAACCGCCACTGATCCATCGGCACTGAATATGACCGAGACCGTGGTTCATCTGAAGCCCCGCGACCAGTGGCGGCCGGGTTTGACGGTTGATCGCTTGAAATCGGAGATGGACCGTGCCGCCGCCATTCCGGGCGTCGCCAACATTTGGACCATGCCGATCATCAACCGGATCGACATGCTCAGCACCGGGATCCGGTCGCAGTTGGGGATCAAGGTATTCGGCTCCGACCTCGAGACACTCGAGGCCACGGCACGGAAGATCGCAGATGTGGTTCGCCAGATTCCCGGCGCCCGCGATGTGTATCCCGAGCAGGTGACCGGCGCGCTCTACACCGACATCGATATCGATCGGGAGGCTGCGGCGCGCTATGGGATCTCGGTGGGCGCGATCCAGGATGTGATCGAGACGGCGATCGGCGAGCGCAACCTCAATGCCACGATCGAAGGGCGGAAGCGGTTTCCGGTGCGTGTCCGCTATGCCCCTGAGTATCGAAGCACTCTCGCGGATGTCGGCGGCATTCTGGTGGACGCGCCGAACGGCGGGCAGATTCCGTTGAGCCGGTTGGCTTCAATCAAGCCCACGACGGGTCCGGCCATGATCAACAGCGAGAACGGCCTGCTTGTGGTTTCGGTTCTGCTGAACGTGCGCGGCCGGGATGTGGGTGGTTTCGTAGAAGATGCCCGCAGCGTTGTGCAGCAGCAAGTGCAATTGCCGCAGGGTTACTATCTCGGGTGGAGCGGCCAGTACGAGAACCAGGAGCGGGCGCGGCGGCGTCTGGAGATCGTCTTCCCGGTGGTGCTTGGCATCATCTATATCCTGCTGTATTTGACTTATCGGTCATTCGTCGAGGCCGCGCATGTTCTGATGGCGGTGCCGTTCGCACTTACCGGTGGAGTCTACCTGCTGTATCTGCTCCACTACAACTTCAGCGTGGCCGTGTGGGTGGGCTTCATCGCCCTGTTTGGAACGGCCGTGCAGACCGGGATGGTGATGGTGATCTACCTCGAGGAATCGGTGGTGCGCAAGAAACAGGAGCTTGGCGGTTCGTTCGGGCCGCGAGATCTGCGGGACGCAGTGACGGAAGGCGCGCTGCTCCGCTTGCGTCCCAAAGTGATGACCGTTTCGACGATCGTGGCCGGTTTGCTGCCGATCATGTGGAGCCAGCGTGTTGGCGCCGAAGTGATCAAACCGTTGGCGGCGCCGGTGCTTGGAGGGATGGTGAGCTCGCTGCTCCATGTATTAGTTGTAACTCCCGTGATTTTTCTCTGGCTGAGGGAACGGGATCTGAAGAAGGCTATTGGTCAGAAGGAAGGAATCAATCCATGA
- a CDS encoding TolC family protein, with product MRRSLAVVVALASAVLSVAQTPEAILDLVNGRTVEELVRLANAQNGDLLAGRQLIEAAKGEALQAGLRANPRLEIGGMKGATGPMNSSMLGASLPLELYHRRDRRVDVARSLVDVSELQQAERERQLRLQVETKFGEILALYRDLRFTTQLLAVNREALRLTEARGRQGTAPTLDGDLLRVEVNRIEAMKSGVEMKVGVAMLELKSLAGLEPEDPLQLKGSLEFAPSVLTPAEAAAHVRDTRPDVLAARAMEAVAGAELKKAEAEGKLDATLSAAYQRADSGFGLRGLSEAGDLRRIQEVFHQLSVGVSIALPVRNRNQGAMAAAAAGVTAARRRRDYAELIARREIAAAFLARDKAREGLEIYRAGVLQQARKNLTVIRRVQELGRTQLLDVIAEQRRLIDVEMGYTEALSRYYQADVRLRIAASVN from the coding sequence ATGAGGCGATCACTTGCAGTTGTCGTTGCGCTGGCGTCAGCGGTTCTGTCTGTCGCACAGACGCCCGAAGCGATTCTCGACCTTGTTAACGGCCGGACCGTGGAGGAACTGGTGCGCCTCGCGAACGCCCAGAACGGCGACCTGCTCGCCGGGCGTCAACTGATCGAGGCCGCCAAGGGCGAGGCGCTGCAGGCGGGCTTGCGCGCCAATCCCAGGCTCGAAATTGGCGGAATGAAAGGCGCAACGGGTCCGATGAACAGTTCGATGCTCGGTGCTTCTCTTCCGCTCGAGCTGTATCACCGGCGGGACCGCCGTGTTGACGTGGCGCGAAGCCTCGTCGATGTTTCTGAACTGCAACAAGCCGAGCGAGAGCGCCAACTGCGGCTGCAAGTGGAGACGAAGTTCGGCGAGATTCTGGCTCTGTACCGCGATCTGCGGTTCACGACACAACTGCTTGCGGTCAACCGGGAAGCCCTGCGGTTGACAGAAGCGCGGGGGCGGCAAGGCACGGCTCCAACGCTCGATGGCGACCTGCTGCGCGTGGAAGTGAACCGTATCGAGGCGATGAAGTCCGGCGTCGAAATGAAGGTGGGAGTGGCGATGCTCGAGTTGAAGAGCCTGGCCGGTCTGGAGCCGGAGGACCCGCTTCAGCTCAAGGGCTCGCTCGAGTTCGCACCATCGGTGCTGACGCCCGCCGAAGCGGCGGCACACGTCCGAGACACCCGGCCGGACGTGCTGGCGGCTCGCGCCATGGAAGCCGTTGCTGGCGCCGAGCTGAAGAAAGCCGAGGCGGAGGGCAAGCTGGATGCAACCCTTTCCGCTGCGTACCAACGGGCGGACTCGGGCTTCGGGCTTCGCGGGTTGAGCGAGGCGGGCGACCTGCGCCGCATCCAGGAGGTCTTCCATCAACTCAGTGTCGGTGTGTCGATCGCGCTGCCGGTACGGAATCGGAACCAGGGCGCGATGGCTGCCGCCGCGGCCGGCGTCACCGCTGCCCGGCGACGACGCGACTATGCCGAACTGATCGCGCGGCGCGAAATCGCCGCCGCGTTTCTGGCCCGAGACAAGGCTCGCGAGGGCCTCGAGATCTACCGCGCGGGTGTCCTGCAACAGGCGCGCAAGAACCTCACCGTGATTCGCCGCGTGCAGGAACTGGGGCGTACGCAGTTGCTCGACGTCATTGCCGAGCAGCGGCGGTTGATCGACGTCGAGATGGGTTATACCGAAGCGCTGAGCCGCTACTATCAAGCCGATGTCCGGCTGCGGATCGCGGCAAGCGTGAATTGA
- a CDS encoding FixH family protein: MNIRRDLLAAGAVVVALSLVACQSSAPAGTKEIVSQDAGGLKITLLNESGELTQGDNQFRMTFQTAGGQAADAGNVTVSCSMSMPGMPPMVAPLEAKPAGTGEFAMNGTFSMSGAWTFEIRWDGPAGSGATTLNTSVR, translated from the coding sequence ATGAACATACGAAGGGATCTGCTCGCGGCAGGAGCTGTCGTCGTTGCGCTATCGCTCGTGGCTTGCCAATCGAGTGCTCCCGCCGGGACGAAGGAGATCGTCTCCCAGGACGCCGGAGGCTTGAAGATTACTCTTCTGAACGAGTCAGGCGAACTGACGCAAGGAGATAACCAGTTTCGGATGACCTTTCAGACCGCCGGCGGCCAAGCCGCCGATGCCGGCAACGTTACTGTGAGTTGCTCGATGTCGATGCCGGGCATGCCGCCCATGGTGGCGCCCCTGGAGGCGAAGCCCGCCGGAACCGGCGAATTCGCCATGAACGGCACGTTCAGCATGAGCGGAGCATGGACGTTCGAGATTCGCTGGGACGGTCCGGCCGGCAGCGGCGCCACTACGTTGAATACCAGCGTGCGATAA
- a CDS encoding efflux RND transporter periplasmic adaptor subunit has product MLEPNMRERGSGPGRMLLTAAISLVAGVAGGAWFMEQRAARPAAAPVLTPPAPVSRSPETGRPAVEAIVVSIPSGSVERMGLRFAEVGSAVETKSIRAPGTVAVNGYREVPVTPVAGGIVREAAVELGEPVRRGQKMARIFSQEVADAQTALIGMDADLEVVHKKLVRMRELVKLGAASQQELEEVEAEHQLHNAHIEQARQKLILLGMTRAQADQVRSGAAVTSEVTVPAPIDGVVLTRSMNLGQVVAMGQELFKVADLSTVWIEGSLLEDDFAMVRVGSRAVITMPAYPQRAYRGSVDYIDPRVDPQTRTAKVRVIVENKDRMLRLGMYADMDFATSVGRRAPIVPAGAVQRIGSKIVVFIPVDGAESQFEQRTVSLGAPAKEGFEVLAGLAPGDRVVTEGSFLLRAEALRQHPRQ; this is encoded by the coding sequence ATGCTTGAACCAAACATGAGGGAACGCGGGAGCGGCCCCGGGCGGATGCTGCTGACGGCGGCCATTTCTCTCGTTGCAGGTGTGGCAGGCGGGGCATGGTTCATGGAACAGCGAGCCGCGAGGCCCGCGGCTGCACCGGTGCTGACGCCGCCGGCGCCGGTTTCCAGGTCACCGGAGACCGGCCGGCCGGCAGTGGAAGCGATCGTAGTGTCCATTCCGTCCGGCTCAGTGGAGCGGATGGGGTTGCGATTCGCCGAAGTCGGCAGCGCCGTCGAAACCAAATCGATTCGGGCGCCGGGAACGGTGGCGGTGAACGGGTATCGCGAAGTGCCTGTGACGCCGGTGGCCGGCGGGATCGTTCGGGAAGCAGCCGTGGAGTTGGGCGAGCCCGTGCGACGCGGGCAGAAGATGGCCCGCATCTTCAGCCAGGAAGTGGCCGATGCTCAAACCGCGCTCATCGGCATGGATGCCGACCTGGAGGTGGTGCACAAGAAGCTCGTGCGGATGCGGGAACTGGTGAAGCTCGGCGCGGCGAGTCAACAGGAGCTGGAAGAAGTGGAGGCCGAGCACCAGCTTCACAACGCACACATCGAACAGGCCCGGCAGAAGTTGATCCTGTTGGGGATGACGCGCGCCCAGGCGGATCAGGTCCGCTCCGGCGCCGCGGTGACATCCGAAGTGACGGTGCCGGCGCCGATCGATGGCGTGGTGCTCACGCGGAGCATGAACCTCGGGCAGGTAGTCGCAATGGGCCAGGAGTTGTTCAAAGTGGCGGATCTCTCCACCGTATGGATCGAGGGAAGCTTGCTGGAAGACGATTTCGCGATGGTGCGTGTCGGCTCCCGGGCGGTGATTACCATGCCGGCTTACCCGCAACGCGCCTACCGTGGGTCAGTGGACTACATCGACCCACGCGTGGACCCGCAAACCCGTACCGCCAAGGTGCGTGTCATCGTCGAGAACAAAGATCGGATGCTGCGGCTGGGCATGTACGCCGATATGGACTTCGCCACCTCCGTAGGCCGCCGTGCGCCGATCGTTCCCGCCGGAGCGGTCCAGAGGATCGGGTCGAAGATCGTCGTGTTCATTCCGGTCGACGGCGCGGAGAGCCAGTTCGAGCAGCGGACGGTGAGCCTCGGCGCGCCAGCGAAGGAAGGCTTCGAGGTGCTTGCCGGACTCGCCCCTGGGGATCGCGTGGTGACGGAGGGGAGCTTTCTACTACGGGCGGAGGCGCTGCGGCAGCACCCACGGCAATAG
- a CDS encoding DUF1552 domain-containing protein codes for MALPWLESLSGFGVFSARAATTLAPPQRFAVLFMGTGISPGRWWAKGAGPSMELSESLAPLEPLKAKVNIIDGLFNKAATGQGIHPAMTGNMLSGVPIRKGSIIHGGITVDQVLANHIGQDTLQPSMVLACERAMTGFHETNFSNAYSSHISWQTGDSPVPNEMYPSLAFDGLFENGGQLRNTSVLDRVKEHAQALSGRISSTDKLKLDEYLASVREVERGIERMRADKDKAEDRARDAGRPLFTMKRPADGLPEDIRDHIRLMCDIIALGFQTDKTRVASLLLARDLSALYYPFLGVSKQHHGASHYDQEEDYQKIVHFHMTQLAYLAQRLDSMPEGESTVLDNSCVLWLSNMWSGAKHDNKKVPVVTIGGLGGKLETGRALDYFAAGDENRKLCSLYLGIMDRMGVQLEEFGDARIRLAGL; via the coding sequence ATGGCCTTGCCGTGGCTCGAATCTCTGTCCGGTTTTGGGGTGTTCTCCGCCCGCGCCGCCACCACACTCGCGCCGCCGCAGCGCTTCGCAGTGCTCTTCATGGGAACGGGCATCAGTCCCGGCCGGTGGTGGGCGAAGGGGGCCGGCCCGTCGATGGAGCTCAGCGAATCGTTGGCTCCGCTCGAACCGCTGAAGGCCAAGGTCAACATCATCGACGGCTTGTTCAACAAGGCTGCGACGGGGCAGGGGATTCACCCGGCGATGACCGGCAACATGTTGTCGGGCGTACCGATTCGAAAGGGGTCGATCATCCACGGCGGCATCACGGTGGACCAGGTGCTTGCCAATCACATCGGGCAGGACACGCTCCAGCCGAGCATGGTGTTGGCCTGCGAGCGGGCCATGACCGGGTTCCACGAGACGAACTTCTCCAACGCCTACAGTTCACATATTTCCTGGCAGACGGGTGATTCGCCGGTGCCCAACGAGATGTATCCCTCGCTGGCTTTCGATGGCCTCTTCGAGAACGGCGGACAGCTACGAAACACGAGCGTCCTCGACCGTGTGAAGGAACATGCCCAGGCGCTGAGCGGCAGGATCAGTTCCACCGACAAGCTGAAGCTCGACGAGTATCTGGCCAGCGTTCGTGAAGTGGAGCGAGGCATCGAGCGGATGCGCGCGGACAAGGACAAGGCTGAAGATCGCGCCCGTGACGCGGGGCGCCCGCTGTTCACGATGAAGCGCCCGGCGGACGGCTTGCCCGAGGATATCCGCGATCATATTCGTCTGATGTGCGACATCATCGCGCTCGGTTTTCAAACCGATAAGACGCGCGTGGCTTCGCTCCTCCTGGCTCGCGACCTTTCGGCGCTCTACTACCCGTTCCTCGGTGTGAGCAAGCAGCACCACGGAGCGTCGCACTACGACCAGGAAGAGGACTATCAGAAGATTGTGCACTTCCACATGACCCAGCTCGCCTATTTGGCCCAGCGACTGGACTCGATGCCGGAGGGCGAGAGCACAGTGCTGGACAATAGCTGCGTGTTGTGGCTCTCGAACATGTGGTCCGGCGCCAAGCACGACAACAAGAAGGTGCCGGTGGTGACCATCGGCGGCTTGGGCGGGAAGCTCGAGACCGGCCGGGCGCTCGACTATTTCGCGGCGGGTGACGAGAATCGCAAGTTGTGCAGTCTGTACCTGGGCATCATGGATCGGATGGGTGTTCAACTTGAGGAGTTCGGCGACGCTCGGATCCGGCTCGCGGGGTTGTGA
- a CDS encoding PQQ-dependent sugar dehydrogenase, protein MSRTALVITLFLLAPAFASAERIRWTTSHVVGSPDPPPPYRLTRAFEAVKFKEPVFIAQEPGAERLWVGEYGGRIYSFDPREPAATKHLVLDIDRGLSAFSFHPKFSENRQIFIFSHLDPKKNRQGQMSQIYRYRVEAGGDKPRGVTESRETIIEWPGGGHNGGEAIIGPDGYLYVSTGDGTSGSDKNETGQGINDLLAVMMRIDVDHPDPGREYSIPRDNPFVDAPGARGEVWAYGFRNPWRFSFDPVTGRPWVGDVGQDIWEMIELSSKGANHGWSVMEGSHPFHINAKRGPTPIVPPVVEHHHTICRSITGGYVYTGTKFPELRGAYVYGDYEYGKMWALRYDAAKSKVTWHKEIADSAVKISSFGMGRDGSFYALDHSTGEIYQLERRPPAAKGASRFPRKLSETGLFTSVRDHKMAPGVIPYEINAPFWSDGAQKERFFALPGDAKVEAKEKGAWDFDDGAVTVKSFRLETEPGNPASARRIETRIVVKQENHWVGYSYAWNKAQTDAELVGAEGMDRPYLIKDAAAPGGRRKQIWHYPSRNECMFCHSRAAGFALGLTTPQMNRGEQLAAIERAEVLKKPLARPAPELAAYPNPADAAAPVEARVKTYLQVNCAMCHVSDGGGNSPMELGYNTPMAKAKIVGERPTHDTLGIEGALLVAPGDPARSILLERIKRRGTHQMPPTSTNLPDPAGEALLTEWIRSLKQ, encoded by the coding sequence ATGTCTCGAACGGCACTGGTCATAACGCTCTTCCTCTTGGCGCCGGCATTTGCCTCCGCCGAACGGATACGGTGGACGACATCTCACGTGGTGGGTTCGCCCGATCCGCCTCCACCCTACCGGTTGACCCGCGCGTTTGAGGCGGTGAAGTTCAAGGAGCCGGTGTTCATCGCACAGGAACCGGGCGCGGAGCGGCTTTGGGTTGGCGAGTACGGCGGACGTATCTACAGCTTCGACCCCCGCGAGCCCGCCGCGACGAAGCATCTCGTGCTAGACATCGACCGCGGTTTGAGCGCGTTTTCGTTTCACCCGAAGTTCAGTGAGAACCGGCAGATATTCATATTCAGCCATCTCGATCCCAAGAAGAACCGCCAGGGGCAGATGAGCCAGATCTATCGTTATCGCGTCGAGGCAGGCGGAGACAAGCCGCGCGGCGTCACCGAGTCTAGGGAGACGATCATCGAGTGGCCAGGCGGTGGCCACAATGGCGGTGAGGCGATCATCGGTCCCGACGGGTACCTTTATGTATCCACGGGCGACGGCACGAGCGGCTCCGACAAGAACGAGACGGGTCAGGGCATCAACGACTTGCTGGCCGTAATGATGCGAATCGACGTGGACCATCCCGATCCGGGGCGCGAGTATTCAATTCCCAGGGACAATCCATTCGTCGACGCGCCGGGCGCGCGAGGCGAGGTCTGGGCTTACGGATTCCGCAATCCCTGGCGGTTCAGCTTCGATCCCGTCACCGGCCGCCCATGGGTGGGCGACGTCGGTCAGGACATCTGGGAAATGATCGAGCTCTCGAGCAAGGGGGCCAACCACGGGTGGAGTGTGATGGAAGGCTCGCATCCATTCCACATCAACGCGAAGAGAGGGCCGACGCCGATCGTTCCTCCCGTGGTGGAGCACCATCACACGATCTGCCGGTCCATCACCGGAGGATACGTGTACACGGGAACGAAGTTTCCCGAGTTGCGGGGTGCTTACGTATACGGCGACTACGAATACGGCAAGATGTGGGCCCTGCGCTACGATGCGGCGAAGAGCAAGGTTACCTGGCACAAGGAAATCGCTGATTCCGCCGTGAAGATATCGAGCTTCGGCATGGGCCGCGACGGATCTTTCTACGCGCTGGATCACTCCACGGGAGAGATCTATCAATTGGAACGCCGGCCCCCCGCCGCCAAGGGCGCATCGCGTTTTCCCAGGAAGCTGAGCGAAACGGGCCTGTTCACTTCCGTGCGCGATCACAAGATGGCGCCGGGCGTGATCCCCTACGAGATCAACGCGCCGTTCTGGTCTGACGGGGCGCAGAAGGAACGGTTCTTCGCCCTGCCCGGCGACGCGAAAGTCGAAGCCAAAGAGAAAGGCGCGTGGGACTTCGACGACGGCGCGGTGACCGTAAAATCATTCCGGCTCGAAACGGAACCGGGCAATCCTGCCTCGGCGCGCCGCATCGAAACGCGCATCGTCGTGAAGCAGGAGAACCACTGGGTTGGTTACTCGTACGCGTGGAACAAGGCGCAGACCGACGCCGAGTTGGTCGGCGCCGAAGGGATGGATCGGCCCTACCTGATCAAGGACGCAGCGGCGCCGGGCGGCAGGCGCAAGCAGATCTGGCACTATCCAAGCCGAAACGAGTGCATGTTCTGCCACTCGCGCGCAGCCGGATTCGCACTCGGGTTGACGACTCCCCAGATGAACCGCGGAGAACAACTCGCGGCGATCGAGCGCGCCGAAGTACTGAAGAAGCCGCTCGCGCGACCGGCGCCGGAGTTGGCGGCGTATCCGAATCCGGCCGACGCGGCCGCGCCAGTTGAGGCTCGCGTGAAGACCTACCTCCAGGTGAACTGCGCGATGTGCCATGTTTCCGACGGCGGCGGCAACTCGCCAATGGAGCTGGGCTACAACACCCCGATGGCCAAGGCGAAGATCGTGGGCGAGCGCCCCACGCACGATACGCTCGGCATTGAGGGCGCGCTCCTCGTTGCTCCGGGCGACCCGGCGCGGTCCATTCTCCTCGAACGGATCAAGCGGCGCGGAACGCATCAGATGCCCCCAACGAGCACGAATCTTCCGGACCCGGCGGGAGAGGCGCTGTTGACCGAATGGATCCGGTCACTCAAGCAGTAA